One genomic window of Streptomyces sp. NBC_01498 includes the following:
- a CDS encoding putative leader peptide, with amino-acid sequence MVSPDVSDKTPGDLLVARLHVDLCRLASAMCTAGAPA; translated from the coding sequence ATGGTTTCCCCTGACGTGAGCGACAAGACGCCCGGCGATCTGCTGGTGGCGCGGCTGCACGTCGATCTGTGCCGACTCGCGAGCGCCATGTGTACGGCCGGCGCCCCCGCCTGA
- a CDS encoding MoaD/ThiS family protein, with protein sequence MAIEVRIPTILRTYTDGAKAVEGNGDTLAALLTDLETRHTGIRERIVDGANGEQLRRFVNVYLNDEDVRFLDGISTKLADGDSVTILPAVAGGAPGAAMPDMPAL encoded by the coding sequence ATGGCCATCGAGGTCCGCATCCCGACCATCCTCCGCACCTACACCGACGGCGCCAAGGCCGTCGAAGGCAACGGCGACACCCTCGCGGCACTGCTCACCGACCTCGAAACCCGCCACACCGGCATCCGTGAGCGCATCGTCGACGGCGCCAACGGCGAGCAGCTGCGCCGCTTCGTGAACGTCTACCTCAACGACGAGGACGTCCGCTTCCTGGACGGCATCTCCACCAAACTCGCCGACGGCGACAGCGTCACCATCCTCCCGGCCGTCGCGGGCGGCGCCCCCGGCGCCGCGATGCCCGACATGCCCGCGCTCTGA
- a CDS encoding PLP-dependent cysteine synthase family protein, which produces MRYDSPLAVVGDTPLVRLPRLSPSDEVRLWAKLEDRNPTGSVKDRPALRMVEQAEKDGRLTPGCTILEPTSGNTGISLAMAAKLKGYRIICVMPENTSRERRELLAMWGAEIIPSPAAGGSNTAVRVAKELAAENPDWVMLYQYGNPDNAGAHYATTGPEILADLPSVTHFVAGLGTTGTLMGVGRYLREHKPDVRIVAAEPRYDDLVYGLRNLDEGFVPELYDESVLTGRFSVGSADAVVATRSLLQREGIFAGVSTGAALHAALGLGKKAVKAGESADIVFVVADGGWKYLSTGVYTAATDEEAVATLQGQLWA; this is translated from the coding sequence ATGCGGTACGACTCCCCGCTCGCGGTCGTCGGCGACACCCCCCTCGTACGGCTGCCCCGGCTGTCCCCGTCGGACGAGGTCCGGCTCTGGGCCAAGCTGGAGGACCGCAACCCCACGGGCTCCGTCAAGGACCGCCCGGCGCTGCGCATGGTCGAGCAGGCCGAGAAGGACGGCCGGCTCACCCCCGGCTGCACCATCCTGGAGCCCACCAGCGGCAACACCGGCATCTCGCTCGCCATGGCCGCCAAGCTCAAGGGCTACCGGATCATCTGCGTGATGCCGGAGAACACCTCCCGGGAGCGCCGTGAACTGCTCGCCATGTGGGGCGCCGAGATCATCCCGTCCCCGGCGGCGGGCGGCTCCAACACCGCCGTGCGCGTGGCCAAGGAACTCGCCGCGGAGAACCCGGACTGGGTGATGCTCTACCAGTACGGCAACCCGGACAACGCGGGCGCCCACTACGCCACCACCGGACCGGAGATCCTCGCCGACCTGCCGTCCGTCACCCACTTCGTGGCCGGTCTCGGCACCACCGGCACCCTCATGGGCGTCGGCCGCTACCTGCGCGAGCACAAGCCCGACGTCCGGATCGTCGCGGCCGAGCCGCGCTACGACGACCTGGTCTACGGCCTGCGCAACCTGGACGAGGGCTTCGTCCCCGAGCTGTACGACGAGTCCGTCCTCACCGGCCGCTTCTCCGTCGGCTCCGCCGACGCCGTCGTCGCCACCCGCAGCCTCCTCCAGCGGGAGGGCATCTTCGCGGGCGTCTCCACGGGCGCCGCGCTGCACGCGGCCCTCGGGCTCGGCAAGAAGGCCGTCAAGGCGGGCGAGAGCGCCGACATCGTCTTCGTCGTCGCCGACGGCGGCTGGAAGTACCTCTCCACCGGTGTCTACACGGCGGCCACGGACGAAGAGGCCGTCGCCACCCTCCAGGGCCAGCTCTGGGCCTGA
- a CDS encoding type II toxin-antitoxin system PemK/MazF family toxin: MDTTWWVALIVVVVLAAVATLVDGRGRSPRPPRGRSRGPGRTGRTGRTDRTDRRPPRGPAGKKTRGKAGEKAGGRGPRAGEIWWAMVPYEDGTGAKDRPCLVLSVRGRTALVAKITSKFHEGRPGVIPLPPEAVGDTEGRRSFLETDELRRVNTREFRRRVGTLEDGLWRQVRHLAR; encoded by the coding sequence ATGGACACAACCTGGTGGGTGGCGTTGATCGTGGTGGTGGTGCTGGCGGCGGTCGCCACGCTCGTGGACGGGCGGGGCCGCAGTCCGCGCCCGCCGCGCGGGCGCTCGCGCGGTCCGGGCCGGACCGGCCGGACGGGCCGTACGGATCGCACCGACCGCAGGCCGCCGCGCGGCCCCGCCGGGAAGAAGACGCGCGGGAAGGCCGGCGAGAAGGCAGGCGGGCGGGGGCCTCGGGCGGGCGAGATCTGGTGGGCGATGGTGCCGTACGAGGACGGGACCGGCGCGAAGGACCGGCCGTGCCTGGTGCTGTCGGTACGGGGGCGTACGGCGCTGGTCGCCAAGATCACCAGCAAGTTCCACGAGGGGCGGCCTGGGGTGATCCCGCTGCCGCCGGAGGCGGTGGGGGACACCGAGGGGCGGCGGAGTTTCCTGGAGACGGACGAGCTGCGCCGGGTGAACACCCGTGAGTTCCGGCGCCGGGTGGGCACGCTGGAGGACGGGCTGTGGCGCCAGGTTCGGCATCTGGCGCGTTAG
- a CDS encoding MBL fold metallo-hydrolase, whose translation MKLTVVGCSGSFPSVGSACSSYLVEADGFRLLLDMGNGALGELQRHCGLYDLDAIFLSHLHADHCIDMCGYFVVRYYRHDGGRCDTIPVHGPDGTEQRLTTAHADTPTEKSMSEVFDFHTLKPGWFEIGPFTVRTEKLAHPVDTFGIRLEHNGRSLTYSGDTGVSEALVELAEDTDLFLCEAAFTHGKEDIPGLHLNGREAGEHAARAGARRLVLTHIPPWTDAERNLRDARAVYGGPAELAVPGAVYEI comes from the coding sequence ATGAAGCTCACCGTCGTCGGCTGCTCGGGCTCGTTCCCCTCCGTGGGATCGGCCTGCTCCAGTTACCTCGTAGAGGCCGACGGCTTCCGGCTGCTCCTCGACATGGGTAACGGCGCCCTCGGCGAGTTGCAGCGTCACTGTGGTCTCTACGACCTCGACGCCATCTTCCTCAGCCATCTGCACGCCGACCACTGCATCGACATGTGCGGCTACTTCGTCGTCCGCTACTACCGCCACGACGGCGGACGCTGCGACACCATTCCCGTCCACGGCCCGGACGGCACGGAACAGCGCCTCACCACCGCGCACGCCGACACCCCGACCGAGAAGTCCATGAGCGAGGTCTTCGACTTCCACACGCTCAAGCCGGGCTGGTTCGAGATCGGGCCCTTCACGGTCCGTACGGAGAAGCTGGCCCACCCCGTCGACACCTTCGGCATCCGCCTGGAGCACAACGGCCGGTCGCTCACCTACTCCGGCGACACCGGAGTCAGTGAGGCCCTGGTCGAGCTGGCCGAGGACACGGACCTGTTCCTCTGCGAAGCCGCCTTCACCCACGGCAAGGAGGACATCCCCGGCCTCCACCTCAACGGCCGCGAGGCCGGCGAGCACGCCGCCCGCGCGGGCGCGCGCCGGCTGGTCCTCACCCACATCCCGCCGTGGACGGACGCCGAGCGGAACCTGCGCGACGCGCGGGCCGTGTACGGCGGACCGGCCGAACTGGCCGTGCCCGGCGCGGTGTACGAGATCTGA
- a CDS encoding PTS transporter subunit EIIC: protein MSATGADAPATPPAPGRRWWNGLFQGFQKVGRSLQLPVAVLPAAGLLVSLGNLFTAYLHGPFWDKTAKVLLQGGNAILDGSFGLPLLFCIGVAIGFAKKADGSTALAAVAGFLVYHNVLVAFPADGTVTDELPEGNPQNPGVLGGILIGLLTAVVWQRFHRTRLVDWLGFFNGRRLVPIQMAFLGVILGVLFGLLWQPVGDGLTTFAKHLISLGAWGAGIFGVANRLLIPIGMHQFLNTFFWFQAGEFTTADGTVVQGDLTRFFAQDPTAGQFMSGFFPIMMFGLPAAALAMAHCARPERRKQVAGLMLSVALTSFVTGVTEPLEFSFMFAAPLLYGVHALLTGASMAITWALGVHAGFSFSAGLIDYVVNWHLDTKPWLIIPIGLCFAVVYYVVFRFAITRFDIPTPGREPVAVEDDVERENTKG, encoded by the coding sequence ATGAGTGCGACGGGGGCCGACGCGCCGGCCACTCCCCCGGCTCCCGGGCGCCGCTGGTGGAACGGTCTCTTCCAGGGGTTCCAGAAGGTCGGGCGCAGTCTCCAGCTGCCGGTGGCCGTGCTGCCCGCGGCGGGTCTGCTGGTCAGCCTGGGCAATCTCTTCACGGCGTATCTGCACGGCCCGTTCTGGGACAAGACCGCCAAGGTCCTTCTCCAGGGCGGCAACGCGATCCTGGACGGGAGCTTCGGGCTGCCGCTGCTGTTCTGCATCGGGGTCGCGATCGGTTTCGCCAAGAAGGCGGACGGGTCGACGGCGCTGGCGGCGGTCGCGGGGTTCCTCGTCTACCACAACGTGCTCGTCGCGTTCCCGGCCGACGGCACGGTCACGGACGAACTGCCGGAGGGAAATCCGCAGAATCCGGGGGTGCTCGGCGGCATCCTGATCGGGCTGCTCACGGCGGTGGTCTGGCAGCGGTTCCACCGTACGAGGCTGGTGGACTGGCTCGGCTTCTTCAACGGCCGCCGGCTCGTGCCGATCCAGATGGCGTTCCTGGGGGTGATCCTCGGGGTGCTGTTCGGGCTGCTGTGGCAGCCGGTGGGCGACGGGCTGACGACGTTCGCCAAGCACCTGATCTCGCTGGGCGCCTGGGGTGCGGGCATCTTCGGGGTGGCGAACCGGCTGCTGATCCCGATCGGTATGCACCAGTTCCTGAACACGTTCTTCTGGTTCCAGGCGGGTGAGTTCACGACGGCGGACGGGACGGTCGTCCAGGGTGATCTGACGCGGTTCTTCGCCCAGGACCCGACGGCGGGTCAGTTCATGTCGGGCTTCTTCCCGATCATGATGTTCGGTCTGCCGGCCGCCGCGCTGGCGATGGCCCACTGCGCGCGGCCGGAGCGGCGGAAGCAGGTGGCGGGGCTGATGCTCTCGGTCGCCCTGACCTCGTTCGTGACGGGGGTCACGGAGCCGCTGGAGTTCTCGTTCATGTTCGCCGCGCCGCTGTTGTACGGGGTGCACGCGCTGCTCACGGGTGCCTCGATGGCGATCACCTGGGCGCTGGGGGTGCACGCGGGCTTCAGCTTCTCGGCCGGGCTGATCGACTACGTCGTCAACTGGCATCTGGACACGAAGCCCTGGCTGATCATCCCGATCGGGTTGTGCTTCGCGGTGGTGTACTACGTGGTCTTCCGGTTCGCGATCACGCGGTTCGACATTCCGACGCCGGGGCGGGAGCCGGTGGCGGTGGAGGACGACGTGGAGCGGGAGAACACGAAAGGGTGA
- a CDS encoding PTS glucose/sucrose transporter subunit IIB, with protein sequence MASKAEKIVAGLGGIENIEEVEGCITRLRTEVVNPDKVDEVALKAAGAHGVVKMGTAVQVVIGTDADPIAADIEDMR encoded by the coding sequence ATGGCCAGCAAGGCTGAGAAGATCGTCGCCGGTCTCGGCGGCATCGAGAACATCGAAGAAGTCGAGGGCTGCATCACCCGCCTCCGTACGGAGGTCGTGAACCCGGACAAGGTCGACGAGGTCGCGCTGAAGGCCGCAGGGGCGCACGGCGTCGTCAAGATGGGCACCGCCGTCCAGGTCGTCATCGGTACGGACGCCGACCCGATCGCCGCCGACATCGAAGACATGCGATGA
- the rph gene encoding ribonuclease PH, with protein sequence MSRIDGRTPEQLRPVTIERGWSKHAEGSVLVSFGDTKVFCTASVTEGVPRWRKGSGEGWVTAEYSMLPRATNTRGDREAVRGKIGGRTHEISRLIGRSLRAVIDYKALGENTIVLDCDVLQADGGTRTAAITGAYVALADAVEWARTKKIVRANRKPLTGTVSAISVGIVDGTPLLDLCYEEDVRADTDMNVVCTGDGRFVEVQGTAEAEPFDRAELGALLDLATAGCADLAAVQTAVLEETLAR encoded by the coding sequence ATGTCTCGAATCGACGGCCGCACCCCCGAACAGCTCCGCCCCGTCACCATCGAACGCGGATGGAGCAAGCACGCCGAAGGATCCGTCCTGGTCTCCTTCGGCGACACCAAGGTCTTCTGCACCGCCTCCGTCACCGAGGGCGTCCCGCGCTGGCGCAAGGGCAGCGGCGAAGGCTGGGTCACGGCCGAGTACTCGATGCTGCCCCGCGCCACCAACACCCGCGGCGACCGGGAGGCCGTACGCGGCAAGATCGGCGGACGTACGCACGAGATCTCCCGGCTCATCGGGCGCTCGCTGCGCGCCGTCATCGACTACAAGGCCCTCGGCGAGAACACGATCGTGCTCGACTGCGACGTCCTCCAGGCCGACGGCGGCACCCGCACCGCCGCGATCACCGGCGCGTACGTCGCCCTCGCCGACGCCGTCGAATGGGCCAGGACCAAGAAGATCGTCCGGGCCAACCGCAAGCCCCTGACCGGGACCGTCTCCGCGATCAGCGTCGGCATCGTCGACGGCACGCCGCTGCTCGACCTCTGTTACGAGGAGGACGTGCGCGCCGACACCGACATGAACGTCGTCTGCACCGGCGACGGCCGCTTCGTCGAGGTCCAGGGCACCGCCGAGGCCGAGCCCTTCGACCGCGCGGAACTCGGCGCGCTCCTCGACCTGGCCACGGCGGGCTGCGCGGACCTCGCCGCCGTCCAGACCGCTGTCCTGGAAGAGACCCTCGCCAGGTAA
- the rdgB gene encoding RdgB/HAM1 family non-canonical purine NTP pyrophosphatase, with protein MTRLLLATRNAGKITELRAILADAGLTHDLVGADAHPDIPDVKETGVTFAENALLKAHALARATGHPAVADDSGLCVDVLGGAPGIFSARWSGTHGDDRANLDLLLAQLSDIAPAHRTAHFACAAALALPDGTQHVVEGQLRGTLRTTPSGTGGFGYDPILQPSGETRTCAELTPSEKNAISHRGKAFRALVPVVRELLG; from the coding sequence ATGACCCGCCTGCTTCTCGCCACCCGCAACGCCGGGAAAATCACCGAACTCAGGGCCATCCTCGCCGACGCCGGTCTCACCCACGACCTCGTCGGCGCGGACGCCCACCCCGACATCCCGGACGTCAAGGAGACCGGCGTCACCTTCGCCGAGAACGCCCTGCTCAAGGCGCACGCCCTGGCCCGCGCGACCGGCCACCCGGCCGTCGCCGACGACTCGGGCCTCTGCGTAGACGTCCTCGGCGGCGCCCCCGGCATCTTCTCGGCCCGCTGGTCGGGCACCCACGGCGACGACCGCGCCAACCTCGACCTCCTGCTGGCCCAGCTCTCCGACATCGCGCCCGCCCACCGCACCGCCCACTTCGCCTGCGCGGCGGCCCTCGCCCTCCCGGACGGCACCCAGCACGTGGTCGAGGGCCAACTCCGCGGCACCCTGCGCACGACCCCGTCGGGCACGGGAGGCTTCGGCTACGACCCGATCCTCCAGCCGTCGGGCGAAACCCGCACCTGCGCCGAACTGACCCCGTCGGAAAAGAACGCGATCAGCCACCGGGGCAAGGCATTCCGCGCCCTGGTGCCGGTGGTGCGGGAGTTGCTGGGCTGA
- a CDS encoding HNH endonuclease signature motif containing protein, giving the protein MSLKYPAEVLARAAEESVSLVDLMRRVNAPLGSNTRAYLQRRLDFYGIDTSHFADESLPARERRSYSEELLREAAAQAHSIREVLEYLGFPPENSPYGHIRKQLDRFGIDTSHFVTARRHRPTTTSRAELVGAVVKSSSLAGLLRTLGIADSSTARAQLKRSLATHGIPVAHFTGQAHARGVPSARRKSAADLLVHLPPGSARTKTATLRRALDDLHVPHLCATCGIGTLWQGKRLVLQIDHVNGDRLDNRRENLRYLCPSCHSQTETHSCRASRRKPREPAPGAQVK; this is encoded by the coding sequence ATGAGCCTCAAGTATCCGGCGGAAGTGCTCGCGCGAGCCGCCGAGGAATCCGTCAGCCTTGTCGATCTGATGCGCCGAGTGAACGCCCCCCTGGGCAGCAACACACGCGCCTACCTTCAAAGGCGGCTGGACTTCTACGGAATCGACACGTCGCACTTCGCCGACGAGTCACTGCCCGCGCGAGAACGCCGCAGCTACTCCGAAGAGTTACTGCGTGAGGCAGCCGCCCAGGCGCACAGCATCCGTGAAGTGCTGGAGTACCTGGGCTTCCCGCCGGAGAACAGCCCGTACGGCCACATACGCAAGCAGCTCGACCGCTTCGGCATCGACACCTCCCACTTCGTCACGGCACGGCGTCACAGGCCGACGACCACGTCCCGAGCCGAACTGGTCGGCGCCGTCGTCAAATCCAGCAGCCTGGCGGGCCTGCTGAGAACTCTCGGTATCGCCGATAGTTCCACCGCCCGTGCGCAGCTGAAACGGAGTCTGGCGACACACGGCATCCCCGTCGCTCACTTCACCGGGCAAGCGCACGCCCGGGGCGTTCCGTCCGCACGTCGTAAGTCGGCGGCCGATCTTCTGGTTCACCTCCCGCCGGGGTCGGCGCGAACGAAAACCGCGACGCTGAGACGCGCGCTCGATGATCTCCACGTGCCGCACCTGTGCGCCACCTGCGGTATCGGCACCCTCTGGCAGGGCAAACGCCTCGTACTACAGATCGATCACGTCAACGGGGACCGGCTGGACAATCGCCGCGAGAACCTTCGGTACCTCTGCCCCTCGTGCCACAGCCAGACGGAGACTCACTCGTGCCGGGCCAGTCGTAGAAAACCTCGCGAGCCGGCGCCCGGGGCTCAAGTAAAGTGA
- a CDS encoding HNH endonuclease: MRRGPVGPRYTRETLRTAARSTTNLDEALCLLGRTPTPARRGYLRQKLTEWGIDTAHFTSGRVRHTEERLRAAVAASTSVKDVLRHLGISPVGGNHAHINRRIAALGIDTAHFAQRPRRSKKPGELLRLGLPEQGRTPGARLLRELLLGGVPESCAMCATGATWNGRPLRLQVDHINGDWWDNRASNLRLLCPNCHAVTDTYRGRKRGPGT; the protein is encoded by the coding sequence ATGCGGAGGGGGCCCGTGGGGCCGAGATATACGCGCGAGACACTGCGGACAGCCGCTCGCTCGACCACGAACCTGGACGAGGCGTTGTGCCTGCTTGGCAGAACCCCGACACCGGCCCGCCGTGGCTATCTTCGCCAGAAGCTGACGGAGTGGGGCATAGACACGGCTCACTTCACCTCGGGACGCGTCCGGCACACGGAAGAACGGTTGCGGGCGGCCGTCGCCGCGTCGACAAGCGTCAAGGACGTACTGAGGCACCTGGGCATCAGCCCGGTGGGCGGCAATCACGCGCACATCAACCGGCGTATCGCGGCGCTGGGAATCGACACGGCGCATTTCGCCCAGAGGCCGCGACGCTCGAAAAAGCCTGGTGAACTCCTCCGCCTCGGTCTCCCGGAGCAAGGCCGCACTCCCGGAGCGCGCCTGCTGCGGGAGCTTCTGCTGGGCGGAGTACCGGAGTCCTGCGCGATGTGCGCGACCGGCGCGACCTGGAACGGCCGGCCGCTGAGACTGCAGGTCGACCACATCAACGGCGACTGGTGGGACAACCGCGCTTCGAACCTGCGACTGCTCTGCCCCAACTGCCACGCTGTGACGGACACGTATCGCGGCCGGAAGCGAGGGCCCGGGACATGA
- the bcp gene encoding thioredoxin-dependent thiol peroxidase, whose protein sequence is MSERLQPGDTAPAFTLPDADGNEVSLADHLGRKVIVYFYPAALTPGCTKQACDFTDNLGVLAGAGYDVIGVSPDKPEKLAKFRDKENLKVTLVGDTDKSVLTEYGAFGEKKLYGKTVTGVIRSTVVVDEEGKVERALYNVRATGHVAKIIKDLGI, encoded by the coding sequence ATGAGCGAGCGACTTCAGCCCGGCGACACCGCCCCCGCCTTCACCCTGCCCGACGCGGACGGCAACGAGGTCTCGCTCGCCGACCACCTGGGACGCAAGGTCATCGTCTACTTCTACCCCGCGGCGCTTACCCCCGGATGCACCAAGCAGGCGTGCGACTTCACCGACAACCTCGGCGTGCTGGCCGGCGCGGGCTACGACGTCATCGGCGTCTCGCCGGACAAGCCGGAGAAGCTGGCCAAGTTCCGCGACAAGGAGAACCTGAAGGTCACCCTGGTCGGCGACACCGACAAGTCGGTCCTCACCGAGTACGGCGCCTTCGGCGAGAAGAAGCTCTACGGCAAGACGGTGACGGGTGTCATCCGCTCGACGGTCGTCGTGGACGAGGAGGGCAAGGTCGAGCGCGCGCTGTACAACGTCCGCGCGACCGGCCACGTCGCGAAGATCATCAAGGACCTCGGCATCTGA
- a CDS encoding DUF3618 domain-containing protein, which produces MSDARTPAQIEADIVRRRDQLAETLDEIGVRVHPQTIVGDAKARVVSRVDQTAGRAFVAVNRTVSGVRDTFVSEDGAPRLERLVPIALIAVGLVGLLTMSARRRRF; this is translated from the coding sequence GTGTCGGATGCCAGGACCCCTGCGCAGATCGAGGCGGACATCGTCCGCAGGCGCGACCAGCTCGCCGAGACGCTCGACGAGATCGGCGTGCGGGTGCACCCGCAGACGATCGTGGGCGACGCGAAGGCCCGGGTGGTTTCCCGGGTGGACCAGACCGCGGGCCGGGCGTTCGTCGCGGTGAACCGTACGGTGTCGGGCGTGCGGGACACCTTCGTCTCGGAGGACGGCGCCCCCCGGCTGGAGCGGCTCGTCCCGATCGCGCTGATCGCCGTCGGCCTGGTGGGTCTGCTCACGATGTCGGCGCGCCGCCGCCGGTTCTGA
- a CDS encoding GroES family chaperonin has product MLHDRVLVRTDIPEGERRSSGGIVIPATAAVGRRLAWAEVVAVGQNVRAVEPSDRVLYDPEDRAEVEVRGVAYVLMRERDLHAVAADRFEGSDDSTGLYL; this is encoded by the coding sequence ATGCTGCACGACCGGGTGCTGGTCAGGACCGACATCCCCGAGGGAGAACGGCGTTCGTCCGGTGGGATCGTCATCCCGGCGACGGCCGCCGTGGGACGGCGCCTCGCCTGGGCCGAGGTGGTGGCCGTCGGCCAGAACGTCCGGGCGGTGGAGCCCTCGGACCGGGTGCTGTACGACCCCGAGGACCGTGCCGAGGTCGAGGTCCGGGGCGTGGCGTACGTCCTGATGCGCGAACGCGACCTGCACGCGGTGGCGGCGGACCGCTTCGAGGGCTCGGACGACTCGACGGGGCTGTACCTGTAA
- a CDS encoding DMT family transporter: protein MAWVLLVVAGLLEVGWSVGMKYTDGFTRLWPSLFTGAGIVASMLLLAQAAKALPIGTAYGVWVGIGAAGAAVVGMAVLGEPATAARIFFVCLLLVAVVGLKMTSGH from the coding sequence ATGGCCTGGGTTCTGCTCGTTGTCGCCGGTCTGCTCGAAGTCGGGTGGTCGGTCGGTATGAAGTACACCGACGGATTCACCCGGCTGTGGCCCAGCCTCTTCACCGGCGCGGGCATCGTCGCCAGCATGCTGCTGCTCGCGCAGGCCGCCAAGGCCCTGCCGATCGGTACGGCGTACGGCGTGTGGGTCGGGATCGGCGCGGCCGGGGCGGCGGTCGTCGGGATGGCGGTGCTGGGCGAACCGGCGACGGCCGCGCGGATCTTCTTCGTGTGTCTGCTGCTGGTGGCCGTGGTGGGCCTGAAGATGACGTCGGGTCACTAG